AGTAATTTCATTTTTCATCTTACTTAGTATTAAGCAACAACTCAGCCAAGAGCGCAGATAAACTTACGGAGGCGCATGCTATACGCTCATCGGCAGCACCATAATAAATATACAGTGTGTCTTCAAACAAAACAGCTCCAGTTGGAAAACACACATTATTCACTTCGCCTTTTAATTCCCATTCGTGCTCTGGCTTGAACAATGGGTAGGGTAGCCGCGCAATTTCCTTAAGGGGATTTTCTAAATCCAATAAAGCCACACAGGCCGAATACACGTATCCTTTCGTTGTATCATGCACGCCATGATAAATTAACAGCCATCCGTGTTCTGTTTCTATAGGGGGACAGCCTCCGCCAATGTAACTTACCTCGTGCCTGTGCCGGGGAGCAAGCGCAATATTTTTATCGAGATGAAGAAAGTAGTGCTCCCAAAATTCTTTTGTGAGTTCATTTAAATTATTTACCGCTGCTATTTGTATGTCGGGTCTTATGCGATGAAGGAAAAACAGCTTGCCGTTTATTCTTCTTGGGAAAAAAATCACATTCTTATCCCACACGAAAATATTTCTATCAGGTTTCGGGGAGAGATGGTTGCTGTTATTATAGCGAGAATATTTTATATTGATAGGGCCTTTGCATTCCGCGAGGTGCTTAAATTCATCATAAGCGAGCTGCGGCACAATTAATCCGTGCTTTTCAAAATGCTGCAAATCTTTTGAAGTAGCCAATGCGCCCAGCGCATTCACTCCATCATAGGCAGTGTACGTAAGATAATACAGGTCGTCAATCCTGGTGATTCGAGGATCTTCAACGCCATGTGATTCATATTCGAAGTGAGGAAATAGCACGGGAGTATCAAAACGTTCCTCAACCGTGAGGGGTCCATTCAGCTTGCAATAGCCTATGCTTGAATAATTGCCTTTACTCACCGCCCTGTAAAAAAGGTGAACGCAACCGCCCTCACGTATTGCTGCGGGATTTAATACCCCTTCGTTTTCAAAACTGTAGATAGTTTTGTTCAGCAGGATGCCTTCTTTTTTAACTTCAATCATAGATTTATTTTAACATAACCTTTTAAATAAGTTACATAATTCACACATCACCACAGTAGGAAGTCACTTTTCTGCTGGAGATTCTTAAAGAAGGAAGGAGTTAATCAGGTAACTTTTAAAACGTATGACTTCCGATGAAGTTCCTTTTTTTGTAAGGTAGGGATAAATCATGGCGTAGAAGTTTTTTTGTTTTAGTATTATTCAAATTAAATCAAATTGCTTCTTGTTGCGAATGCGGAAAGGCGGTTCAGTTCGGGAGGTTCAATCAAGGAGGGGAGATTCTCATTTTTAAGGAGAGTCTGCACTAAAAATAGCCTAATACATCACCCTGCCAGTTTACCCCCTGTTTGCATAACATGGGTTTTCTTTTACCTGCGTAAGGGCTATTTAGCAGACTTTGGAGACGTTTTTAGGCTTCCCACAACCGATGCCCTCTTAACCCTTTAAATAGCTTTTTATACCTTTGGACAGTCAAAAATGGATTCGTCCAAGTTCTTTTCTATAAAATCAATTATTAACTGTAAATCTTGGGGATTGAAGTTCGAAGTGTAGACCTCCTTTCCCGCAGAAGTAACTTAACCCCCGCAATTGCGGGGGTTAAGTGTATAATTTGTCTTTAGCTTTGAGAAAATACAACATGAAGTTCAACGTACTAAGCATTATTCTGGGCGCAGTTTGCCTGCTGGCTTCATGCTCAGGGGATACGAAAGAGGGTGCAGACACCGTGCCCGGGTCAATCATAGATTCAACACATGCTGAAACCGGAGAGCCCTGGACCACAGAACAGCTGATCTCTCCTAAGGCTCTCGCAGAGTCCGTTCAGGGCGGCAACGCTCAGATGCCGGTGATTTTCAGCATTGGACCATCCGGCCTCATTAAGTACGCAATTGAGATCGGTCCGGCTCAGGACGAGGAAAACCTTCTGAAACTGAAGTCAGAATTGACAAAAATTCCCAAGGATACTCAAGTGGTAATTTACTGCGGATGCTGCCCCTTCGCAGACTGCCCCAACATCCGGCCCTCATTTAAACTCCTCAATGAAATGGGATTCACGAATCACCGCCTGCTGGATATTCCCCAAAACCTGAAAGTTAACTGGATAGATAAGGGATATCCAATGGCGGAGTAAGTTATCTTACCTGCACTTCCTTAATGGATAGGCGTACAAAGAGAAGAAGTCTTTGCTGCGGTTTGAGATGAGTGATAGGTGGATTGGTCTTATATTAATCATTAAATGTTTCCGGTGCCTGTTCCATTTCCTGAGCTGTTTGATTTTGCTTGGCAAGTGTCCATCCGTCTGTGGCAGTTGTTTCCAGCCAGTTTTTACCGGACTTTCTGAAAACCTGAACGGAGAGTCCGTACACATCCCTGAACCCGGCTTCGAGTTCACCTACGGTCATTTCCGGTGAAACGGTCAGTGTCCCTTTATTATGCTGAATACGACATTCCCCAAGTGTTTTTGAATCGGAATTCATCAGTTTTTTCGGCGAGGGAGCACCCTCCTTATGCGGTTTGCTAAAGAATTCCAGTTTCAGACAAGGAAACACTTCCTGGAATTCCTCCTTAATCGCATGAATCTTTCGATGATCGTTAATGGTGATTTTCATAGTGGATTATTTGACTCAAAATTCGGCATCAAAGGCATTGAAGATGAATGACTCCGGTCAAGTAACCGAATGACTTTTCTCAGTATATAATTTTTACCTTTGCCGCCTGTGGAGAAAATATTTCCCAATAGAAAGGCCCTTCTTCTGGTGGTGGTTGCCTCTTTAGGCTATTTCGTGGATATCTACGATTTGGTTTTGTTCAATGTAGTGAAACGGGAAAGCCTGGAGTATATACGGGCATTGAAGGGCCTTGATTTTGTCGTCAAAGAAGAGGGGATTTTTCTGTTTAATATGCAGATGTTCGGTATGCTGGCGGGAGGAATTCTCTGGGGTATATGGGGAGATAAAAAAGGGCGCATATCGGTACTCTTTGGTTCTATTCTGCTGTACTCGGCTGCCAACATCGCAAATGCTTTTACATTCGACCTGACTTCCTATGCGGTGGTCCGCTTTATCGCGGGAATCGGTTTAGCCGGCGAACTGGGTGCCGGAATTACATTGGTGGCAGAAACCTTACACAAAGAAAAAAGAGGCTATGGTACGATGATCATTGTAACCTTTGGCGCTTTAGGTGCTGTTCTGGCGTCACAGGTGGCTGATAAGGGTGCATGGTTTGCCGGTATTTTTCAGAACATTACGGGTTTCGCCATTCAAAACTGGCAGGTAGCGTATCTGGTCGGCGGCGGACTCGGACTGCTTTTACTTATCCTTCGTATTGGTACGCTTGAATCCGGCATGTTCCATAGTATGAAGCAGAGCAGCGTCAGAAAAGGTGATATACGGATACTTTTTAACAACAGAAAGCGCTTTCAAAAATATCTGAAATGTATTCTTATTGGTCTTCCCATCTGGTACACGATCGGTGTATTAATCGCTTTGTCGGAAGATTATTTTTCAAAGGAATTCGGAATTGAAGGAATTAAAAACGGAACAGCGATTATGTATGCCTACATTGGATTGTCTGTAGGAGATTTGCTGTCTGGAATGATCAGTCAGTTTCTGCGGAGCCGGAAGAAAGTGGTTTACATTTACCTTGTGTTATCGCTGCTGCTAATCCTTGTCTTTCTTTTCGGAATGAATGGTGCTTCCACGTCCGTGTATTACCTGATGTGTTTTCTGCTGGGAACTGCAACAGGATATTGGGCGATATTCGTCACGATTTCTTCGGAGCAGTTTGGCACAAACATCCGCTCTACCGTTACGAACACTGTTCCCAACTTTGTACGCGGATCCGTTCCTCCGATTACCAATGCGTTTAAATACCTGGTTATACCTGTTGGAACGGTATCTTCTGCACTCATCGTGGGCGCGGTTTGTCTGGCGCTGGCTTTTTGGGCCACCTGGTCCATTAAAGAATCTTTTTCGGAAGATCTGGATTATGTGGAGGAATGCTAAATCTTCATTTTAACTTTTAAGCGTAACTTTACAGGAAGAATTTCACGAAAAACCGAATCGTTTACAATGAAGGGAACTGTCAGATTAACCATACTGTTCATTAGTGGATTGCTTCTGATCGTTACGCTGAGCACCTGTACAAAGGATGTGGGTCCGTCAGCCGCCATGGCCTGTTCCAGTCTTTCTCATGAATGGACCGCTGACGTACAGCCCCTGATCAATACTTATTGTGCTACCCCGGCCTGTCACGACGCCAGTTTCAGTTCCGCCAACTATTTGGACTATACAGGAGTTAATGCCTCTGTTCTGTCCGGTTCTTTGCAAGAAAGATTATTTGAATTGGGAAACATGCCTCCTGCCAGTTCACCGCAACTTCCGGTAGCTGATCAGCAGCGAATTCGCTGCTGGATAGAGGCAGGAGCCCTGGAAAATTAATGTATGGGCGTTACGGTGGTTATTGGTGCATCTGAAGATCCTTCCCGTTATTCGTGGAAAGCAGTTACACGTCTCGCTGCTGCGGGGGAAGTCGTTTACCCCTTAGGAATTAAAAATGGTGTCATATCCGGGTTAACTATTCATACGGATCGTCCGCGCCCTGAAAAAGTAGACACGGTAAGCCTCTATATATCCCCGCGGCATTTGCCGGAATGGGAGGATTATATCTTGTCTCTGAAGCCTAAACGCCTCATTTTCAATCCTGGAACGGAGGAGGCGGGATTCAGGGAGATTGCCAGGAAAGCCGGAATTGAGGTACTGGAAGCCTGTACCCTCGTTATGCTTTCAGTCGGGAATTACTGAACAAATTTGGAAGTTTGAACAAAAGGGCTATATATTTGCCGAATGAAAATGAACAAGAATAACTGGTGGTGGCTGTCAACTCATAGTTGAGCAGCTCTGTCGTTATTAAACTATATCACGCCCGCTGTTCTTTACAGCGGGCTTTTTTTTTGAGAAAAATGGAAATGAAATACAATGTAAAAATACACCGCCAGTTGGCAGATACTCTTACCCCGGTGGGTCTTTACCTTCTTTTGAGGGATAAATACCGCCGCACATTGTTGTTTGAGAGTTCGGATTATCATGGTGAAGAGAACAGCTTTTCATATATCTGTTGTGAGCCACTGACAGAATTTGTCTTCACAGGCCGGGAGGCAATTCTCCGGCAGCAGAGTGAAATTCACAAAACAACTGTGATTGATTTTAAACATGCCCTAAAAGAATACATGGGCATGCACCTACAATCCGGAGCGGAAGCCTCACCGGTGAATGGCATCTACGGATATATTTCTTATGAGGCAGCAGCCTGTTTTGACTCTTCTCTGAAGTTCAGGGAAAAGCCTGGCACAGGAATACCATTGGCGCAGTATGCTTTTTACCGGTTTGTTATCGGGATCAATCATTTTAACAGTGAATTATTTGTTGTTGAAAATATTCCGGAGGGAGCTTCTTCTCAGATGGAAGCTTTTATCGCTGATCTTAACCCGCGCTATGTCCCGGAATTTCCTTTTTCAGTAAACGATGAGGTGCTTCCTTCCATGCCGGATGAAGCTTACCGGAACATGGTTTCCGCAGGAAAACGGGAATGCCGTCAGGGAAATGTTTTTCAGGTGGTTTTATCCAGACAATTCAGCGTACCTTTTTCCGGTGATGAGTTCAATGTGTACCGGGCCTTGAGAAACATTAATCCTTCACCCTATCTGTTCTATTATGACGGAGGTGATTTTCGCATCTTCGGCTCTTCGCCGGAAGCGCAGTTAGTGGTAAAGGAGAAGAAAGCGTATATCTTTCCGATCGCAGGAACATTTCGCCGTACTGGAAATGCAGTTGTTGATATGAAAAGAGCAGAGGAATTAAAAGCGGATCCTAAGGAGAATGCGGAGCATATGATGCTGGTTGATCTTGCCCGTAATGACCTGTCTGTATGCTGTAACGGGGTGAGCGTGGAAAGTCTGGCAGAGATACAGTTTTATTCGCATGTGATTCATATGGTATCGAAAGTGAGCGGGAAGCTCAGAGATTTTGTTCACTCCGTGGATGTACTGGCCGCTACCTTTCCGGCAGGAACACTCTCGGGAGCGCCTAAATTCAGAGCGATGCAATTAATCGATGAGCTGGAGACAGAAAAAAGAGAATATTACGGCGGGGCCTTAGGATTCCTTGGATTTAACGGTGAGGTCAATAAATGTATTATCATTCGTTCGTTCCTTTCCCGGAATAATACGTTGTCTTTCAAAGCAGGCGCCGGAATTGTAATAGCCTCCGAAGAAAGCGGTGAACTGGAAGAAGTCAACAACAAGCTTTCCGCCCTGCACAAAGCGCTGAAGGGCTTTGCTGGTAATAAGTACATCCTTACGAACGAACTTCAATCTGCCTGATATGTCAATTCTCGTACTTGATAATTACGATAGTTTTACCTACAACCTGGTGCATTACATTGAGCAGGTAACAGACGAACCTGTGGAAGTATTCCGTAACGATGCCATTTCGGTAGAAGAGACGGGAAGGTTCAGTAAGATACTACTATCACCGGGACCCGGAATCCCTTCGGAGGCAGGAATAATGAAGCGTCTGATCGAGACCTGTGGTGCTACGCACAGCATTTTAGGAGTATGTCTTGGTTTGCAAGCTATTGGTGAAGTTTACGGCGGAAGAATTGTGAATCTGGAGAAAGTTTATCATGGGGTAGCAACCCCCGTGGATGTGCACGGGGATTCTTCTTTATTCAAAGGAATTCCCCACTCTTTTAATGCCGGCCGGTATCATAGTTGGGTGGTGGATTTGAATAGTCTGCCGGAAGAACTGGAGGTAACAGCCACCGACCGTGAGGGCAGGGTGATGTCGCTTTGTCACAAGAAATATAATGTACGGGGCGTACAGTTTCACCCGGAGAGTATCCTGACTGAACACGGATTACAACTTATCAGAAACTGGACTGAAATAGAATGAAAGAAGCTTTAACTACCCTTTTTGCTCATAGAACGCTCAGCCGGGAAGAAGCATGTAATTCACTCACGGCAATCGCTTCCGGGGAGATGAACCAGTCGCGTATGGCTGCTTTCCTGACCGCATATATTATGCGGACTCCGGCAACAGAAGAACTGCAGGGATTCAGATCTGCGTTGTTGAACCTCTGCCTTCCGGCAGATCTTGGAGGTATTCCTGTGATAGATCTCTGCGGAACCGGTGGTGATGGAAAAAACACTTTTAACATTTCTACCCTTGCAGCTTTTGTTGTTGCTGGTGCTGGAGTTAAGGTGGCTAAACACGGGAATTATGGCGTTAGCTCCGTTAGCGGCTCATCCAATGTACTGGAAGCGATGGGCGTGAAATTCACCAATCAAAGTTCTGTCTTGCGGTGTCAGCTGGAAAAAGCAGGCATCTGTTTTCTGCACGCCCCGCTTTTTCACCCGGCGATGAAAAGCATAGGACCCGTAAGGAAAGAGTTGGGAGTCAAAACATTTTTTAATATGCTCGGTCCGCTGGTAAATCCGGCCCGCCCGTATTATCAGTGCACAGGTGTTTACAGCATGGAAATGGCGAGGCTCTACCGCTACATACTTTCAGCGGATGAAGGCACTTTCAATGTCGTGCATACCTATGATGGCTATGATGAGATTTCGCTGACAGGAGCCGTGAAAGTTTTCTCTCGAACCGGAGAAAGAACTTTGTCTCCGGAAGATTTTGGATTTCCAAATTGTAATCCGGGGGCGATCCATGGAGGAGACAGCGTTGCAACGGCCGTTGCCATTTTCCGGAATGTGCTGGAGGGAAGTTGTCCGCAGGAACACCGGAATGTTGTACTCGCCAATGCAGCTCTTGCCATATCAGGGGCTTTGAACAAGGATTATGCTGAGGCACTTGAAATGGCAGTGGAGTCACTTAGCCAGGGAAAAGCACTTAAAGCACTGCAAACATTATTGACCCATGGCTGACATATTGAAAGAGATCATAGATTTTAAAAGGAAAGAGGTTGAAGAACGAAAATCACTCTATCCCGTAAATCTTCTGGAACGCTCAGTCCATTTTCACGCTCCCACGGTAAGTTTGAGTCATTACCTGACGCGAACGGGCTCACACGGAATCATTGCTGAGTTTAAAAGAAAATCACCTTCAGGCGGTGCAATAAATATCCATGCCGACGTAGAACGAACCTCGATCGGATATATGATGGCCGGTGCCAGCGCTCTTTCAATACTGACCGATCAGCACTTCTTCGGCGGATCGAATAAGGACCTCGCATGTGCCAGAAAATACAATTATTGTCCGGTGCTGAGAAAAGATTTCATCATTGATGAGTACCAGGTGTTGGAATCAAGAAGCATCGGATCGGATGCGATTCTTCTTATTGCTTCTGTTTTAAGTCCAACCGAGGTTAAAAAACTTGGAGGTCTTGCCCGTTCATTGGGAATGGAAGTGCTGCTGGAAATTCACAACGAAAAAGAGACCGGCTATGTCTGTGACGAAGTTAACCTGGTGGGAGTAAACAACCGAAATCTGAAGAAGATGAGCGTGTCGTTGGAAGTGTCGGAGTCGCTCATACCCCGGTTGCCTCAGGATAGGCCCCG
This is a stretch of genomic DNA from Bacteroidia bacterium. It encodes these proteins:
- a CDS encoding pesticidal protein Cry7Aa yields the protein MIEVKKEGILLNKTIYSFENEGVLNPAAIREGGCVHLFYRAVSKGNYSSIGYCKLNGPLTVEERFDTPVLFPHFEYESHGVEDPRITRIDDLYYLTYTAYDGVNALGALATSKDLQHFEKHGLIVPQLAYDEFKHLAECKGPINIKYSRYNNSNHLSPKPDRNIFVWDKNVIFFPRRINGKLFFLHRIRPDIQIAAVNNLNELTKEFWEHYFLHLDKNIALAPRHRHEVSYIGGGCPPIETEHGWLLIYHGVHDTTKGYVYSACVALLDLENPLKEIARLPYPLFKPEHEWELKGEVNNVCFPTGAVLFEDTLYIYYGAADERIACASVSLSALLAELLLNTK
- a CDS encoding aminodeoxychorismate/anthranilate synthase component II, coding for MSILVLDNYDSFTYNLVHYIEQVTDEPVEVFRNDAISVEETGRFSKILLSPGPGIPSEAGIMKRLIETCGATHSILGVCLGLQAIGEVYGGRIVNLEKVYHGVATPVDVHGDSSLFKGIPHSFNAGRYHSWVVDLNSLPEELEVTATDREGRVMSLCHKKYNVRGVQFHPESILTEHGLQLIRNWTEIE
- a CDS encoding anthranilate synthase component I family protein, whose translation is MEMKYNVKIHRQLADTLTPVGLYLLLRDKYRRTLLFESSDYHGEENSFSYICCEPLTEFVFTGREAILRQQSEIHKTTVIDFKHALKEYMGMHLQSGAEASPVNGIYGYISYEAAACFDSSLKFREKPGTGIPLAQYAFYRFVIGINHFNSELFVVENIPEGASSQMEAFIADLNPRYVPEFPFSVNDEVLPSMPDEAYRNMVSAGKRECRQGNVFQVVLSRQFSVPFSGDEFNVYRALRNINPSPYLFYYDGGDFRIFGSSPEAQLVVKEKKAYIFPIAGTFRRTGNAVVDMKRAEELKADPKENAEHMMLVDLARNDLSVCCNGVSVESLAEIQFYSHVIHMVSKVSGKLRDFVHSVDVLAATFPAGTLSGAPKFRAMQLIDELETEKREYYGGALGFLGFNGEVNKCIIIRSFLSRNNTLSFKAGAGIVIASEESGELEEVNNKLSALHKALKGFAGNKYILTNELQSA
- the trpD gene encoding anthranilate phosphoribosyltransferase — encoded protein: MKEALTTLFAHRTLSREEACNSLTAIASGEMNQSRMAAFLTAYIMRTPATEELQGFRSALLNLCLPADLGGIPVIDLCGTGGDGKNTFNISTLAAFVVAGAGVKVAKHGNYGVSSVSGSSNVLEAMGVKFTNQSSVLRCQLEKAGICFLHAPLFHPAMKSIGPVRKELGVKTFFNMLGPLVNPARPYYQCTGVYSMEMARLYRYILSADEGTFNVVHTYDGYDEISLTGAVKVFSRTGERTLSPEDFGFPNCNPGAIHGGDSVATAVAIFRNVLEGSCPQEHRNVVLANAALAISGALNKDYAEALEMAVESLSQGKALKALQTLLTHG
- the trpC gene encoding indole-3-glycerol phosphate synthase TrpC, producing the protein MADILKEIIDFKRKEVEERKSLYPVNLLERSVHFHAPTVSLSHYLTRTGSHGIIAEFKRKSPSGGAINIHADVERTSIGYMMAGASALSILTDQHFFGGSNKDLACARKYNYCPVLRKDFIIDEYQVLESRSIGSDAILLIASVLSPTEVKKLGGLARSLGMEVLLEIHNEKETGYVCDEVNLVGVNNRNLKKMSVSLEVSESLIPRLPQDRPRISESGIKSVEDVIRLRKAGFNGFLMGEFFMRFGRPEKACERFIQTLSEA
- a CDS encoding MFS transporter — translated: MPPVEKIFPNRKALLLVVVASLGYFVDIYDLVLFNVVKRESLEYIRALKGLDFVVKEEGIFLFNMQMFGMLAGGILWGIWGDKKGRISVLFGSILLYSAANIANAFTFDLTSYAVVRFIAGIGLAGELGAGITLVAETLHKEKRGYGTMIIVTFGALGAVLASQVADKGAWFAGIFQNITGFAIQNWQVAYLVGGGLGLLLLILRIGTLESGMFHSMKQSSVRKGDIRILFNNRKRFQKYLKCILIGLPIWYTIGVLIALSEDYFSKEFGIEGIKNGTAIMYAYIGLSVGDLLSGMISQFLRSRKKVVYIYLVLSLLLILVFLFGMNGASTSVYYLMCFLLGTATGYWAIFVTISSEQFGTNIRSTVTNTVPNFVRGSVPPITNAFKYLVIPVGTVSSALIVGAVCLALAFWATWSIKESFSEDLDYVEEC
- a CDS encoding rhodanese-like domain-containing protein; the protein is MKFNVLSIILGAVCLLASCSGDTKEGADTVPGSIIDSTHAETGEPWTTEQLISPKALAESVQGGNAQMPVIFSIGPSGLIKYAIEIGPAQDEENLLKLKSELTKIPKDTQVVIYCGCCPFADCPNIRPSFKLLNEMGFTNHRLLDIPQNLKVNWIDKGYPMAE
- a CDS encoding CoA-binding protein, whose translation is MGVTVVIGASEDPSRYSWKAVTRLAAAGEVVYPLGIKNGVISGLTIHTDRPRPEKVDTVSLYISPRHLPEWEDYILSLKPKRLIFNPGTEEAGFREIARKAGIEVLEACTLVMLSVGNY